In Deinococcus sp. KNUC1210, a single genomic region encodes these proteins:
- a CDS encoding helix-turn-helix domain-containing protein yields MARRLLLPSPALRPLVQAYYLLDDDRPQAEQYVFLPEQLAHLTFSSSRTWSLGAGGLLTPVPHAALEGLVTVPAHLYLEGPLRTLRAELYPWAARQLFGWSYPDAPLDLLAGAAGRQAAGAAQAISAALRARDDETALGLLEDWLLALATGHQRAGQAGRGWTAGVGVQAAVQLYHSGGLGRMADLADELEVSARTLERQFMEDVGIGAKMLARLIRFETAHNALTHDPQTPLAALAFDLGFFDQAHLTREFRTLGGVTPGRFTQQIRARHSASEWLDFQQENPRVLLPQLPL; encoded by the coding sequence ATGGCCCGCCGCCTGCTTCTGCCCTCGCCCGCCCTGCGGCCGCTGGTGCAGGCGTATTACCTGCTGGACGACGACCGACCCCAGGCCGAGCAGTACGTCTTCTTGCCGGAACAGCTCGCCCACCTGACCTTTTCGTCGAGCCGCACGTGGAGCCTGGGCGCAGGTGGCCTGCTCACACCGGTGCCACATGCTGCCCTGGAGGGCCTGGTCACGGTGCCCGCACACCTGTACCTGGAAGGACCGCTCCGGACGCTCCGTGCCGAACTGTATCCCTGGGCAGCGCGGCAACTGTTCGGCTGGAGCTATCCGGATGCTCCGCTGGACCTGTTGGCGGGTGCGGCGGGCAGACAGGCAGCAGGGGCCGCACAGGCCATCAGCGCCGCTCTGAGAGCTCGCGACGACGAGACCGCGCTAGGGCTCCTGGAGGACTGGCTGCTGGCACTCGCCACCGGCCACCAGAGAGCAGGACAGGCAGGCCGCGGATGGACGGCAGGGGTAGGTGTGCAGGCCGCCGTGCAGCTCTATCACAGCGGTGGTCTGGGGCGGATGGCCGATCTGGCAGACGAACTGGAAGTGAGCGCCCGAACCCTGGAGCGCCAGTTCATGGAGGACGTGGGAATCGGTGCCAAGATGCTCGCCCGCCTCATCCGCTTCGAAACGGCACACAATGCCCTGACCCACGATCCACAGACACCGCTGGCCGCCCTTGCCTTCGATCTGGGATTCTTCGATCAGGCTCATCTGACCCGCGAGTTTCGCACCCTGGGCGGCGTAACGCCTGGCAGGTTCACCCAGCAGATCAGGGCGCGGCATTCAGCGAGCGAATGGCTCGACTTCCAGCAGGAAAACCCCCGCGTCCTGCTCCCTCAGCTACCGCTTTGA
- a CDS encoding replication initiator protein A: protein MTLKRGAQDLPVRFEEMNVLRLGLVSMQERIPADYSSWEETFEIDGQHGKVICKALPEYGVPHGVDNDVITALITLFREQGDPEDGRMVTSAYSLLQLAGMDVNGASYRLLRESLQRLWTTSYQITRLWRDHRRGRYTTVGLRIVHELEFTSSIEGDIDSDSALVLTLAPALVNSIRAGFVRPMDPRVARLLKRRSTRAFYRFLDAKRRDPTNPERITMDLQMSLMELKQACKIINDQPDKIRRSIEPAHEELLEIGYLKAVEYEGRGAKQQVIYRFSLLTTEEEPHVAFRTELEALGLKAPSLRTVLGSLDTAEVQRRLAKARQVLASYGTPPRNPAAVAADVLKNPEKYEAQAALLPLSHAPVRKGAGSSAVRETAVKEPPVLLPTGEDQMKTLRFLLKAHLSVTEIDALQAATRDGRLDAGTLIREASAARAALGMQAFIDDLRRQLA from the coding sequence ATGACCTTGAAACGAGGCGCTCAAGATCTTCCTGTCCGGTTCGAGGAAATGAATGTGCTGCGTCTGGGCCTGGTCAGCATGCAGGAACGCATTCCCGCGGACTATTCCAGCTGGGAAGAGACATTCGAGATCGACGGTCAACACGGCAAGGTCATCTGCAAGGCGCTGCCTGAGTACGGTGTGCCGCACGGCGTCGATAACGACGTCATAACAGCGCTGATTACCCTCTTCCGTGAGCAGGGTGATCCAGAAGATGGCCGGATGGTCACTTCCGCATACAGCCTGCTTCAGTTGGCCGGAATGGACGTCAACGGCGCGTCGTACCGGCTGCTGCGGGAAAGTCTGCAGCGGCTGTGGACGACGTCATACCAGATCACCCGGCTGTGGCGTGACCATCGCCGAGGACGATACACCACCGTGGGTCTGCGGATCGTTCACGAACTCGAATTCACCAGCAGCATCGAGGGCGACATCGACAGCGACTCTGCCCTCGTGCTGACATTGGCCCCAGCCCTGGTCAATTCCATCCGGGCAGGTTTCGTGAGGCCCATGGATCCACGGGTGGCACGCCTGCTCAAACGCCGTTCGACACGGGCGTTCTACCGCTTTCTGGATGCCAAGCGCCGCGACCCCACCAATCCGGAACGAATCACGATGGACCTGCAGATGTCGCTGATGGAGCTCAAGCAGGCCTGCAAGATCATCAACGATCAGCCAGACAAGATCCGCCGGTCGATTGAACCGGCCCATGAGGAACTGCTGGAGATCGGCTATCTGAAAGCGGTCGAGTATGAAGGCCGAGGAGCCAAGCAGCAGGTCATATACCGCTTCAGCCTCTTGACCACCGAGGAAGAGCCTCACGTGGCCTTCCGCACCGAGCTGGAAGCGCTGGGACTGAAAGCCCCGAGCCTGCGGACAGTCCTCGGCAGTCTCGACACGGCGGAGGTGCAGCGACGGCTGGCGAAGGCGCGGCAGGTCCTTGCCAGTTACGGTACGCCGCCACGCAATCCGGCAGCTGTCGCGGCAGACGTGCTGAAAAATCCCGAAAAATACGAGGCCCAGGCGGCGTTGCTGCCCCTCTCGCATGCACCTGTCAGAAAGGGTGCTGGCAGCAGTGCCGTGAGGGAAACGGCGGTGAAAGAGCCTCCCGTGCTGCTTCCCACGGGCGAGGATCAGATGAAGACCCTGCGCTTTCTGCTGAAGGCGCATCTGAGTGTGACCGAGATCGACGCATTGCAGGCAGCGACCCGGGATGGCCGCCTGGATGCAGGCACGCTGATCCGTGAAGCCAGTGCCGCCCGCGCCGCGCTGGGGATGCAGGCCTTTATTGACGATCTCCGCCGACAGCTCGCCTGA